In the genome of Brienomyrus brachyistius isolate T26 chromosome 24, BBRACH_0.4, whole genome shotgun sequence, the window AAGGGGgagaatttttttatttactttttttttttttttttttttttaaatcaacccCCTCCAAAAGTATGAGAAAGTTAAACTTCCTTGCATCTCAACAGAACGTACTTGAGAAATGATTTACAGAAAAGTATAAGATTTATTAGAGCAGTTTTGGTCTTTACTGAAAAGGAAATGAGCATATTATAAAAACCACTTTCAGCTGCTAGAAAAGATCTTACTGGAAAAATTCCAATTGACAATTGAGAGACTGTCCCTTTTTACAAACCGCCCATTCATACTTTTCTTATATTAGTAATCCCACTACCCAGATGAAATATGAAATGAACATGAGAATTACTCAACTTTTCCAGACTAAACCTAAAACATCTACATGCCACCACTGGAAATATCCAGTCTATAAAATTTAGATGTAAATGATCACAATCGGTTTGAAAAtcatttaatcattttaaacagCCAACAAGCCAAACACtaacaaaatacacaaaactcatGATACCGCAGGTGAGCATTGTGGCCCCTCCAAGGATGCTCTTGGACCCTGGAACTTTGATGGGATCGAAGCATGCCCCACGCGGAATATCTCTGGCATCTGAGAAGCTTTGGGGCAACGCATCACTGACTGGCACACGCTCAAAAAAGGTCTGTACTAATAACTAAAGTCCCTACCCAATGGATGTGTCACAACCAACTCACTGTGGTAAAAGGAAGAAcctgtggtaaaaaaaaaaaaaaaagatatcacAATGTCCCTTTCATATTTCCTACGCAAATTGTGTGGATGGGCCAGTTTGAGTTCCGGACACGTGCTGGTCAATTTGCCGTTACCTAAAATTATGTACAAATGTCTTAATCAGCAAAGTAGTTGGGCCTACACAAATCAATAAAGATTGAGTAAAaatatgcgcacacacacacacacacacacacacacacacacacacacaacacctcAACATTTTATAAACCAGAATACATAACGACTTGCTACTGTAATTTAAGGGGATGGTTGAGTGTGTACATTGCATAACAGAAACAGTGCATTGATTTGTATAACTGTCAAAAAGATCGCGATGCGCTACTCAAGTGTACATGCCGAAAACTTCCAAATGTGAAAATATGCACCTAATTGAAAATATAGATACGAAATAAAAGTCTACTCCAGCTTACAAATTAGGGATAAATATATAAGTACGGGTCGCTCACAAGATATACACAGCATTAATCCCCAACTCTGTAACCGACACCTTCCCCGAAATGTTATAGTCTGTTACAATGTCAACCTACCGGTAACAGGTTCCGCAAGTTGGAGTTACAGGTCCCTCACGCGATTCGCCTGCATTGTATGCCAAGTTTGGCTTTATAATTGTCTACATTTATCAATTACTGCGCAGCGCGCGTAGCACTGCAGTCAGCGCTTAATGTAGGCTCCATATTAGAGCAATAATCATGATTAATATTGATACAGGTCCGTGCGGACGTGAGATACTCGCATCGTTTTGCTTGGTCCGCTGCCAGGCGAGGCGCACTTCTGAACCTAAGAGGTGGCTGCGAAGCGACGGTACACGCTGTCCTGCGTCTTTTTGTGCAAGTACTGCACTTGGCGGGGTAAAACATCTCCGTTTCCACGCCTCGGCACAACAAAGCaagcggtttttttttttgttggctgcGCAGTCAAAATATCGGGGACCCCCATAAGTCGTGGGACTCGACGGCGGTTCGCCATTAGCCGGCTAGCTAACGAGGTGTATGAAACGTCGCCTGCCTACGCGGCCACGACACCCACCGCCAGCTCCCAACAGCCCACGCTGCTGATCCACCTGAATAAGAAGCCGCTACCGAGCAaacttggcacactttgggtaCGAGAGGCGGCAACGCTATTCCTGCATATACTGTAAGCGGCAATAAGAAGAAATacgtaattaaaaaaagaaCGCGCACCGCGAGACCAACGGCCAGAATCTAAACAAAATTTAGACAATTGCCAAGTTCCTTCGCCACGCGCCGAGGGTCGTTAGCGTGGCCACATACCTGAACGAATGCTCCTCTCTCACGCACTTCGGCGCCGTCTGAAAAGCATTCTTTTTATTAAAAAGTTTATTAAACAGCGTCGGAGGCATTCTGCGCCAGGGGCTTCGACATTTACGAAaccaaaaaaatgtcttctttctTATCAATCCACAAGCACACCTAGTTCCTCGAAACTAACTCCATTTGTGTCAGAGTCATATGACAAGCATTAGTCACACAGCTGCATGGAAACAGGCGTCGGCTTTCTGATTGGACGGTCGCCCAGTCCGGCGCTCCTGCTCCGGATTATCTGATTGGCTAGTATTTTTGGCGAGGCCCCCACGTGTTCAGCGAAATTGGCGTGTTGATGTTTTGACGAGCGCCCTTACGTCCCGGGACGCACGTTTAAACCCGAATGGAGGGGCATTCAGGTGGTCTGATATTTAATAGAAATCCACTGTTGCACGAATTATTACGACAGGCGTCTTCCAGGTACACAGGTACGTAGGGACCGGGAAGGATGTGTACCCCCCCCCAATacttaatttggcttcattcgtCCCCACAAAAGACAGACCTTTGTCCTGAGGCATAGTTAGAGATGAACGGATGGGTCTTGACTGGGAGGGAAGCGATTGCAAACATTATACAATACACGTATATTAGCAATTAGTAAGCAATAACATAACTCTTGAAACATACTAATAATTTAATGCCCCCCTAACAAACTAACAacaccccacctccccccccccatatcaaactcTCCCATGTTCTTGCAAGTACACATATGCAATTTCATGAAGTGAACCAGATTTGTTTAATACCATATTAAAGTCAAACAAAACATACATATTTATTAAGCAATACTATTTTAACACAACTCTTGAAACATACTAATAATCTATTTCACTGAAAACATTGTCCTTCATATCGTCTGATTTCCCCATAATCTTCATAGATGACACCTGCAAAACAGACTGCAAAAGTCACTTTGGTCTTCTGGGATCATAAATGGAACAATAATTGTCATTGCATATTTTTTGTGTTCAAGAACGGAACAACTTTTTCAGCAATGGTGCAGAAACAATGCCACCCAGCAGGAAAAAAATTGCAACTCATCTGCATGATCATAAAAAGGTTCCCCGTCAATTAAGGTatcttatattatatttttatattgatGTTGGTCAGTATCAGTGGGAAGGAAAGTGCTCGGGCAATGCTGGTCAGCAACACTGCTCAAGAACTTGCCCTGAGCATTGTCACCCTAAGGATACGAGTGCACGATAAGATTTTCAGTAAGAAAACGACCTCTGAGGCGTGGCCTTAAGTGATCACAGTCAGAAGATCTGCAGTAATGCTCTTACTCTCATTGGTAAGGATCTTTTTAAATCTTGAGCTGTTGAAACCATCTTCTCCCTCatggagcagctgcatccagcaGACTTCATGCAGCTCCTCAGAATCATGCACTTCCGAGTTCTTGAACTGCAACATGAAATACATCCGAAATGAGAAATATCCAGGGGGGAATTTTTAATTTAGGccacatacatatattatatacacagagacacaggcacagacaccagGACAGGCACACCTTGAATCGGGAACTACAATTTGACTAACCACAAACATATTCACATGGAAAATATCGCCCTCTAGTGGACAATCACGCATGCAACCGCTTCGTGCTGCAGTAAAAAGAGAACCACTTTCATAACTATTTTCTAACCTTCATATAAACTGGATGGATTTCACCACACGTGGGGGAGGTCCTCGAAATCAGCTGTATAAAAATAAACGCAATTGCCGTTAAATACAGTGATACTTCCAATGCACGGCCAATAAAGACTGTGAATATTTACCGGTCTTGAGGGAAAGACAATGCggggtctctctctcttttttaacACAGCATTCTTTTCGTCTTCATCTGTGAAGTGGAAGACCCTGGCATTGCTCTGGACCGAGATGCCTGGGACAGctacagtgccctctgctggaccTCTCGCATATTCATCTTTATCCAGATCTGCCTTACAAACGCCAGCCGGCCCCTCGTCCCCTCGTCCCCTGGCTGAAAGATCTGGCCCAGTGCGTGTGCCCGGAGGATCGTTCAGTGCCATCTGGGCCACGGTCAGCCCATGCGCTTCTGCGGCTCTCCTTTCTGGCTCCTTCCCGGCTGCAGACTGAAAGCTAACCTTCTTTCTGCACTTCATGGGCCTGGCCCTGCCTATCTGGAAGAGAAACAGCTTTGGATTAAGACAGAGTTTGCAAGACGTTCCTAAACATCACGGTTCAGACATGTACAAGTTAACAGGAGccatgtaaataaaataaacgtTCCTATAAAGCAAAGTACTGTCTGCTTCCTTTACAGGCATGTGAACGACTTTAAAAATTGTTACCCACCACcaggaaatgagtcttaagtcgcactgatagaaatacacccatacgactcatttcgtggtgatgggtcacaattGTGCCGCTGACAATCTTCAACTGCTGCACATTAAACCAAATAACCCTGGGAGGTCTGCTGAATCTCTCTAGTGCCGAGTTATGAAAGCACTATTAATTTGTAGTATTTAGCTGGGATGCCACAGGAATCTGACCTGCCCTCAAGACAGGATTTTATTTTGTGGTTTCTGGGCTATTTAAGCGAAATGTAGGATCACAGGCTGCATCTGTTGCAAGGCAGTTAATGTCACTTCATTACGTGTGTGCCATTTTTTCATTTGCAAAAAAGAATGCAAGTAAATTTCACACATATTTGTATCATTTAAACTCACTAATATCCAGACTGAAATGGTCACATTCCGGTGTCTTACACAgtagttataaaaagatattaatTCATAACTGCAAGATGACCCTCAAAAAATGGACACTCTATACTTCGTATGAAGCAGAATACTTCCGGCATAAGTTACCTTTTGCGGCTCTGTGACCGAAACACAATCTTCAGGATTTCTTCGAGGTTGGGGTTCCCTTCCAGACAGACTTATCCGTCTTATGCTACCTGAAAACACACACTGAAGTCTTACTTCCGGACCCTGTCTCTTACCATCTTGCTAAAGCATTACGGTGAAATGTACAGTGCAGAATCATATAAACAGAAATGACAAATACCCGAAACTGTGGTCCTATGCAATGTGAAAGAACAGGACGCATTCTGAATTTCGTGCCTAAAACAAAAATCTGGTTTAGCATTACCCAAACTTCGACACATAGGTCTGAATAGCACACGTCTTAGACATATGCTAAAAAATAGCACAATTTTCCAGTTATTCAACAGATCATGACAGACAGAatctgtcatttttaaaatacatcCACCACCCACATCTCATGCAATAATCGCAACTGggaaaagaaataaatacaCCTCTTTTCCAAGTCCTTCTCATCAGGTCTCCTTGAATTCTCTGCAGGGAGATTACAAATAATTAGTCTACATTTTTATACAAAGCGAGGAGAAATCCGTGTCTATCTGCTTAATGTTCTTACAACTTTTCTCCCCCCTGCCGGCACAATTGAAATGATAATTAACACACATTATGTTAGTAGCAGAGACGCAAGTCTTACTTTCCCACTCATTGTTAAAGTGTAATTATCTAGAACAGAGCAGAATGTCCAAGTAATACGTAGCCAGTTGTAAAGACTAGTTTATTGGCCATTTAAAGTCTGTTGGCGATTAATGGCATTAAGGTTCACGTTACCCAGTATAGCGGAGAGGTTTGGCGGCTGCCTCATATCGATGTCCACAGCATGGCTCACATCAAGGAGCGTGGAGTTTTTCACCTGCAGCTCCACAAGCTCTTCCGCCATGGTGAAACAAAGAGTCTCCGCTTAAACCGAAAAACACAGGAGAAGCAATCGCATTAGCTGCGGACATTTACTGAATCTCAGAAGCCAGACTTTGCGGCGACACCTTATGAAAATCCTGCTAACTGAATCCGTAACGTTATTTT includes:
- the LOC125720058 gene encoding uncharacterized protein LOC125720058 isoform X1, whose protein sequence is MERYVRAAKQRHLLVSGRAARLQTGRLATPASKTLSKRNSREVFGAAYPQRAMNLSPIDESLDPGHRENVIPEEELQDPPPQSCQTAFVLQDAVSVHTVSCSTNCDSSSDMDLPSGVSTFFLDCMDSGSCVSSSSSSSSSSHELDSSYSSPEVFRNPDIHAETLCFTMAEELVELQVKNSTLLDVSHAVDIDMRQPPNLSAILENSRRPDEKDLEKRHEIQNASCSFTLHRTTVSGSIRRISLSGREPQPRRNPEDCVSVTEPQKIGRARPMKCRKKVSFQSAAGKEPERRAAEAHGLTVAQMALNDPPGTRTGPDLSARGRGDEGPAGVCKADLDKDEYARGPAEGTVAVPGISVQSNARVFHFTDEDEKNAVLKKRERPRIVFPSRPLISRTSPTCGEIHPVYMKFKNSEVHDSEELHEVCWMQLLHEGEDGFNSSRFKKILTNESVIYEDYGEIRRYEGQCFQ
- the LOC125720058 gene encoding uncharacterized protein LOC125720058 isoform X2, whose translation is MNLSPIDESLDPGHRENVIPEEELQDPPPQSCQTAFVLQDAVSVHTVSCSTNCDSSSDMDLPSGVSTFFLDCMDSGSCVSSSSSSSSSSHELDSSYSSPEVFRNPDIHAETLCFTMAEELVELQVKNSTLLDVSHAVDIDMRQPPNLSAILENSRRPDEKDLEKRHEIQNASCSFTLHRTTVSGSIRRISLSGREPQPRRNPEDCVSVTEPQKIGRARPMKCRKKVSFQSAAGKEPERRAAEAHGLTVAQMALNDPPGTRTGPDLSARGRGDEGPAGVCKADLDKDEYARGPAEGTVAVPGISVQSNARVFHFTDEDEKNAVLKKRERPRIVFPSRPLISRTSPTCGEIHPVYMKFKNSEVHDSEELHEVCWMQLLHEGEDGFNSSRFKKILTNESVIYEDYGEIRRYEGQCFQ